From the Musa acuminata AAA Group cultivar baxijiao chromosome BXJ3-7, Cavendish_Baxijiao_AAA, whole genome shotgun sequence genome, one window contains:
- the LOC135642882 gene encoding zinc finger CCCH domain-containing protein 24-like, protein MDHVNLDCRDDSCSLLPVVADGDLEGCKYCIYEVTGCKATQFPGASSPCSAAADRLVTTKEYPADPFLPDVNDSNSVYGTDEFRMFCFKVLPCFRAYFHDWTACPFVHPGESARRRDPRKYAYSCFPCLPFRRDACPKGDMCEFAHGVFERWLHPMQYRTRMCKDGTHCARRVCFFAHTSEELRASLECSPFLQLPCANIAWPELHLLALGDLHRVRNRSSLLNVDDLALLPDCRLQQINDLSLLLGQEYPATSLAGRKCSSSLFSAEISSPPGFTSAHQLASSPQQHQSPLFSPRAMNHGHDGNSAPCIIEWSSCPSYPIPAALTPQERLQRHLPALSAVDDGSTSITGSSDSSRTNEWIALSKEIEQEVNGEELGPHKRSTSFELGCRSEKEADVSWV, encoded by the coding sequence ATGGATCATGTCAATCTCGATTGCCGAGACGACTCCTGCAGCCTTCTCCCCGTCGTGGCTGATGGCGATCTCGAGGGCTGTAAGTACTGCATATATGAAGTGACCGGCTGCAAAGCGACTCAGTTCCCCGGGGCATCGTCGCCTTGTTCCGCCGCGGCGGACAGATTGGTGACGACGAAGGAGTACCCCGCCGACCCGTTCCTCCCCGACGTCAACGACAGCAACAGCGTCTACGGCACCGATGAGTTCCGCATGTTCTGCTTCAAGGTGCTGCCATGCTTCCGGGCGTACTTCCACGACTGGACTGCGTGCCCCTTCGTCCACCCTGGCGAGAGCGCGAGGAGGCGCGACCCGAGGAAGTACGCGTACAGCTGCTTCCCTTGCCTCCCCTTCAGGAGAGACGCGTGCCCCAAGGGCGACATGTGCGAGTTCGCGCACGGCGTTTTCGAGCGGTGGCTCCACCCCATGCAGTACCGCACCAGGATGTGCAAGGATGGGACGCACTGCGCTCGGCGCGTGTGCTTCTTTGCGCACACGTCGGAGGAGCTCCGCGCCTCGCTCGAGTGCTCGCCTTTTCTGCAGCTCCCTTGTGCAAATATAGCATGGCCGGAACTGCATCTTCTTGCTCTCGGCGATCTCCATCGTGTCAGAAATCGATCGTCTCTCCTCAATGTGGATGACCTCGCCCTGCTTCCTGATTGCAGACTTCAGCAGATCAACGATTTGAGCTTGTTGCTTGGCCAAGAGTACCCAGCAACTTCCTTAGCTGGAAGGAAATGCAGTAGTAGCCTCTTCTCTGCTGAGATATCTTCGCCACCGGGGTTCACATCAGCTCATCAGCTCGCATCGTCTCCGCAGCAGCATCAGAGTCCGCTGTTCTCTCCCAGAGCTATGAATCATGGTCATGATGGGAATTCCGCACCTTGCATCATTGAATGGAGTTCCTGTCCCAGCTATCCGATCCCTGCTGCACTGACTCCACAGGAGAGACTGCAGCGACATCTACCGGCCCTGAGCGCTGTTGATGATGGATCGACTTCCATTACCGGATCATCTGACTCCTCTCGGACCAACGAGTGGATTGCACTATCGAAGGAGATAGAGCAGGAGGTGAATGGTGAGGAGTTGGGACCGCATAAGCGGTCGACGTCGTTTGAACTGGGATGCCGCAGTGAGAAGGAGGCTGATGTCTCCTGGGTGTAG